A single Eubalaena glacialis isolate mEubGla1 chromosome 18, mEubGla1.1.hap2.+ XY, whole genome shotgun sequence DNA region contains:
- the EXOSC6 gene encoding exosome complex component MTR3 has protein sequence MPGDNRRIRGPEESQPPQLYATDEDEVPAARDPTRLRPVYARAGLLSQAKGSAYLEAGGTKVLCAVSGPRQVEGGERGGGPAGAGGETPAALRGRLLCDFRRAPFSGRRRRAPPGGSEERELALALQEALEPAVRLGRYPRAQLEVSALLLEDGGSALAAALTAAAIALADAGIEMYDLVVGCGLSRALGPEPTWLLDPTLLEEERAAAGLTVALMPVLNQVAGLLGSGEGGPTESWAEAVRLGLEGCQRLYPVLQQCLVRAARRRGAATPP, from the coding sequence ATGCCCGGGGACAACCGCCGCATCCGCGGGCCCGAGGAGTCGCAGCCGCCTCAGTTGTACGCGACCGACGAGGACGAGGTGCCGGCCGCTCGCGACCCGACGCGGCTCCGGCCTGTGTACGCGCGCGCCGGGCTGTTGAGCCAGGCCAAGGGCTCGGCCTACCTGGAGGCGGGAGGCACCAAGGTGCTGTGCGCAGTGTCCGGCCCACGCCAGGTAGAGGGCGGTGAGCGCGGTGGTGGCCCGGCCGGAGCGGGCGGCGAGACCCCGGCCGCGCTGCGGGGCCGCCTGCTCTGCGACTTTCGCCGCGCGCCCTTCTCGGGCCGCCGGCGCCGCGCTCCCCCGGGTGGCAGCGAGGAGCGTGAGCTGGCGCTGGCGCTGCAGGAGGCGCTCGAGCCAGCCGTGCGCCTGGGCCGCTACCCGCGCGCGCAGCTCGAGGTGTCGGCGCTGCTGCTCGAGGACGGCGGCTCGGCGCTGGCCGCCGCGCTCACGGCTGCCGCGATCGCCCTGGCCGACGCGGGCATCGAGATGTACGACCTGGTGGTGGGCTGCGGTTTAAGCCGCGCGCTGGGGCCCGAGCCCACCTGGCTGCTGGACCCCACGCTGCTAGAGGAGGAACGCGCCGCCGCCGGCCTCACCGTGGCGCTTATGCCGGTGCTCAACCAGGTGGCCGGGCTTCTGGGCAGCGGGGAGGGCGGCCCGACCGAGAGCTGGGCGGAGGCCGTGCGCCTGGGTCTCGAGGGCTGCCAGCGCCTCTACCCCGTTTTGCAGCAGTGCTTAGTACGGGCCGCCCGCCGGAGGGGCGCCGCCACGCCGCCCTGA
- the AARS1 gene encoding alanine--tRNA ligase, cytoplasmic yields MDSTLTASEIRQRFIDFFKRNEHTYVHSSATIPLDDPTLLFANAGMNQFKPIFLNTVDPSHPMAKLSRAANTQKCIRAGGKHNDLDDVGKDVYHHTFFEMLGSWSFGDYFKELACKMALELLTQEFGIPVERLYVTYFGGDEAAGLEPDLECKQIWHNLGLDDSKILPGNMKDNFWEMGDTGPCGPCSEIHYDRIGGRDAAHLVNQDDPNVLEIWNLVFIQYNRETDGILKPLPKKSIDTGMGLERLVSVLQNKMSNYDTDLFVPYFEAIQKGTGARPYTGKVGADDADGIDMAYRVLADHARTITVALADGGRPDNTGRGYVLRRILRRAVRYCHEKLNASRGFFATLADVVVQSLGDAFPELKKDPDMVKDIINEEEVQFLKTLSRGRRILDRKIQSLGDSKTIPGDTAWLLYDTYGFPVDLTGLIAEEKGLVVDMDGFEEERKLAQLKSQGKGAGGEDLIMLDIYAIEELREKGLEATDDSPKYNYHSDSSGSYVFESAVATVMALRRDKMFVEEVSTGQECGVVLDKTCFYAEQGGQIYDEGYLVKVDDSSEDKTEFTVKNAQVRGGYVLHIGTIYGNLKVGDRVRLFIDEPRRRPVMSNHTATHILNFALRSVLGEADQRGSLVAPDRLRFDFTAKGAMSTQQIKKAEEIANEMIEAAKPVYTQDCPLAAAKAIQGLRAVFDETYPDPVRVVSIGVPVSELLDDPSGPAGSLTSVEFCGGTHLQNSSHAGAFVIVSEEAIAKGIRRIVAVTGAEAQKALRKAESLKKSLSVTEAKVKAQTAPNKDVQREIADLGEALATAVIPQWQKDEFRENLKSLKKIMDDLDRANKADVQKRVLEKTKQLIDSSPNQPLVILEMESGASAKALNEALKLFKTHSPETSAMLFTVDNEAGKITCLCQVPQTAANRGLKASEWVQQVSGLMDGKGGGKDVSAQATGKNVGCLQEALQLATSFAQFHLGDVKN; encoded by the exons ATGGACTCAACCCTAACAGCAAGTGAAATCCGGCAGCGTTTTATAGATTTTTTCAAGAGAAATGAACACACCTATGTTCACTCATCTGCCACCATCCCTTTGGATGATCCCACTTTGCTCTTTGCCAACGCAGGCATGAACCAG TTCAAACCCATCTTTCTGAATACTGTTGACCCATCTCACCCTATGGCAAAGCTGAGCAGAGCTGCCAACACCCAGAAATGCATCCGGGCTGGGGGCAAACACAATGACCTGGACGATGTGGGCAAGGATGTCTATCATCACACCTTCTTTGAGATGTTGGGCTCCTGGTCTTTTGGAGATTACTTCAAG GAATTGGCATGTAAGATGGCTCTAGAACTTCTCACCCAAGAGTTTGGCATTCCAGTTGAAAGACTCTACGTTACTTACTTTGGCGGGGATGAAGCAGCCGGCTTAGAACCAGACCTGGAGTGCAAACAGATCTGGCACAACTTGGG GCTGGATGACAGCAAAATCCTCCCAGGCAACATGAAGGATAACTTCTGGGAGATGGGTGACACGGGCCCTTGTGGTCCCTGCAGTGAGATCCACTATGACCGGATTGGTGGTCGGGATGCGGCGCACCTCGTCAACCAGGATGACCCCAATGTGCTAGAGATCTGGAACCTCGTGTTCATCCAGTATAACAG GGAAACCGATGGCATTCTGAAACCTCTTCCCAAGAAAAGCATTGACACAGGGATGGGCCTGGAGCGACTGGTGTCTGTGCTGCAGAATAAAATGTCCAACTATGACACTGACCTTTTTGTCCCTTACTTTGAAGCCATTCAGAAG GGCACGGGTGCTCGGCCATACACTGGGAAGGTTGGTGCTGATGATGCTGATGGGATCGACATGGCCTACCGGGTGCTGGCCGACCACGCTCGGACCATCACCGTGGCCCTGGCTGATGGTGGCCGACCTGACAACACAGGGCGGGG GTATGTGTTGAGACGGATTCTCCGCCGGGCTGTTCGATACTGCCATGAGAAACTCAACGCCAGCAGGGGTTTCTTTGCTACATTAGCAGATGTTGTCGTCCAGTCCCTG GGAGATGCATTTCCTGAGCTAAAGAAGGACCCAGATATGGTGAAGGACATCATTAATGAAGAAGAGGTGCAATTTCTCAAGACGCTCAGCAGAGGGCGTCGCATCCTGGACAGGAAAATTcagagcctgggagacagcaaaACCATTCCCG GGGACACTGCTTGGCTCCTCTATGACACCTATGGGTTTCCAGTGGATCTTACTGGACTGATTGCTGAAGAGAAGGGCCTGGTGGTAGATATGGATGGCTttgaagaggagaggaagctggCTCAG CTGAAATCACAGGGCAAGGGAGCTGGTGGGGAAGACCTCATTATGCTGGACATTTATGCTATTGAAGAGCTCCGGGAAAAGGGTCTGGAGGCAACAGATGATTCCCCAAAGTATAATTACCATTCGGACTCCAGTGGGAGCTACG TGTTTGAGAGTGCGGTGGCTACAGTGATGGCTCTGCGCAGGGACAAGATGTTTGTGGAGGAAGTGTCCACGGGCCAGGAGTGTGGAGTGGTGCTGGACAAGACCTGTTTCTATGCCGAGCAAGGAGGGCAGATCTACGACGAAGGCTACCTGGTGAAGGTCGATGACAGCAGCGAAGAC AAAACTGAGTTTACGGTGAAGAACGCTCAGGTCCGAGGAGGCTATGTCCTGCACATAGGAACAATCTATGGCAACCTGAAGGTGGGGGATCGGGTCCGGCTGTTTATTGATGAG CCCCGACGGAGGCCTGTCATGAGCAACCACACAGCCACTCACATCCTGAACTTCGCCCTGCGTTCCGTGCTTGGGGAGGCTGACCAGAGAGGCTCCCTGGTTGCTCCTGACCGCCTTCGGTTTGACTTCACCGCCAAGGGAGCCATGTCCACCCAACAGATCAAGAAGGCCGAGGAGATTGCAAACGAGATGATTGAAGCCGCCAAG CCCGTCTACACCCAGGATTGTCCTCTGGCAGCAGCTAAAGCCATCCAGGGCCTGCGGGCTGTGTTTGATGAGACCTATCCTGACCCTGTGCGAGTCGTCTCTATTGGGGTCCCGGTGTCTGAGCTGTTGGATGACCCCTCCGGTCCTGCTGGCTCGCTCACTTCTGTTGAGTTCTGTGGGGGAAC GCATCTGCAGAATTCGAGTCACGCGGGAGCTTTTGTGATTGTGAGTGAAGAAGCTATTGCCAAGGGCATCCGGAGGATTGTTGCTGTCACAGGTGCCGAAGCCCAGAAG GCGCTCAGGAAAGCGGAGAGCTTGAAGAAATCTCTCTCTGTCACGGAGGCCAAAGTGAAGGCCCAGACTGCGCCAAATAAGGACGTGCAGAGGGAGATCGCGGACCTCGGTGAG GCTCTGGCCACCGCAGTCATCCCTCAGTGGCAGAAGGATGAATTCCGGGAGAATCTCAAATCCCTGAAGAAAATCATGGATGACCTAGACCGGGCTAACAAAGCCGATGTCCAGAAGCGG GTGCTGGAGAAGACAAAGCAGCTCATTGACAGCAGCCCCAACCAGCCCCTTGTCATCCTGGAGATGGAGAGCGGTGCCTCGGCCAAG GCCCTGAACGAAGCCTTGAAGCTCTTCAAGACGCATTCCCCTGAGACGTCTGCCATGCTCTTCACAGTGGATAATGAGGCTGGCAAGATCACATGCTTGTGTCAAGTCCCCCAG ACTGCAGCCAACCGGGGCCTGAAAGCCAGTGAGTGGGTGCAACAGGTGTCAGGTCTGATGGATGGCAAAGGTGGTGGCAAAGATGTGTCTGCTCAGGCCACAGGCAAGAACGTGGGCTGCCTGCAGGAGGCGCTGCAGCTGGCCACCTCCTTTGCCCAGTTCCACCTGGGAGATGTGAAGAACTGA